The genomic DNA TTCTACTTCGAAAACAACTCTTTGTTACTTTCACATTTTAACTTCTCtacaaaagagtttttgtaataactaataagcaccatatatattaaaagaacaacaaaagtaaaaacatattcTTTGGATATTAAATTATAGAACTTAAAACAAAGcctaataaaaactaaaactgctaatgttttttttcaccGGTGGCTACAATAATCCAAAAGCAATTTCCTACCATCAACAATATCATCAAAGAAATCATCAATCTGAGCAACAACACTCTCTGTTCCATTCCTCAAATTCCCTATATACCCTTTCAAACTCTCAACTCTCTCTTTCAACCCTTTCTccgccgcctcctcctcctcctcctctcctcGTCCTCCGCCACCGCAACACCGCCGTTCCAGCTCTGCCTTGAGCTCCTCCATCGCCGTCTTGCTTCTCCTATACTCATACATCATCATCCCTTTCCTCGTACCAATCCTCTCCATCTCCGCCGCCACTCTCTGCTTTAACCTCACCATCATCGTACCCGTCGTCGCAGCCGTCGTCGTGTCTCCGGGGATGTAGTAGACAAGACCTTGCATCAAGATCACGAGGAGCAGAGAGTTTATGTTCTTCATCGTATTCATCACTCCTCTGAAACCGCTGAAACCGTTCTGTATCTTGGATGACTCCATCGTCGTCGTAACTTGCTCCGACCAAAAAGGAAACCTTTGAATACGATTCTCCATTaatgctctgttttcttcttctatcccCACAGCTTCTCTCCTACATCCAGTTATCGCTCGTATCACCT from Camelina sativa cultivar DH55 chromosome 7, Cs, whole genome shotgun sequence includes the following:
- the LOC104702570 gene encoding uncharacterized protein LOC104702570, yielding MDQSYTNSVNGFYSFLNRSMEDLERVYLSDNFMSVQFLQRVICLLRTSHSHLTLLVQKLNLPVGDKWLDDYMDETSKLWDVCHVIKPAISSVESFCSSALSIASTLDGHYHHRRLLSPQISRQVIRAITGCRREAVGIEEENRALMENRIQRFPFWSEQVTTTMESSKIQNGFSGFRGVMNTMKNINSLLLVILMQGLVYYIPGDTTTAATTGTMMVRLKQRVAAEMERIGTRKGMMMYEYRRSKTAMEELKAELERRCCGGGGRGEEEEEEAAEKGLKERVESLKGYIGNLRNGTESVVAQIDDFFDDIVDGRKLLLDYCSHR